A genomic region of Catalinimonas niigatensis contains the following coding sequences:
- the hisG gene encoding ATP phosphoribosyltransferase: protein MKDRIRIAVQKSGRLSDSSIQLIKECGIHFNNGKGNLKAVSHTFPAEFLFLRDDDIPGYVEDGVADIGIVGENVMLEKGKDVSLIKRLGFSKCRLSLAIARDKEYKGLQDFEGVNIATSYPVILKRFLTENGITAHLHEISGSVEIAPSIGLAEAVCDIVSSGSTLLSNGLKEVETILKSEAVLIGHKSITPERLKALDQLIFRINAVQKGSNNKYVLLNAPVDKTERIIEILPGMRSPTVLPLAMSGWNSVHSVIKEDEFWDVIEQLKAAGAEGILVVPIEKMIL, encoded by the coding sequence ATGAAAGACAGAATACGCATCGCGGTGCAAAAGTCAGGACGACTGAGTGATAGTTCCATACAGCTAATCAAAGAGTGCGGAATACATTTCAACAATGGTAAAGGCAACCTCAAAGCTGTTTCACATACATTTCCTGCCGAATTTCTCTTTTTGCGGGATGATGACATTCCCGGCTATGTAGAAGATGGCGTAGCAGATATCGGTATTGTAGGAGAGAATGTGATGCTGGAAAAAGGTAAGGACGTGAGCCTCATCAAAAGACTGGGCTTTTCAAAATGCCGTTTGTCCCTGGCGATTGCCCGGGATAAAGAATACAAAGGACTTCAGGATTTTGAGGGAGTAAATATTGCAACCTCTTATCCTGTCATCCTGAAACGTTTCCTTACTGAAAATGGGATCACAGCGCATTTACATGAGATCAGTGGTTCGGTAGAGATTGCGCCCAGCATCGGTCTTGCCGAAGCAGTGTGTGATATCGTAAGCTCAGGAAGCACATTGCTCAGCAATGGTCTGAAGGAAGTAGAAACCATCCTGAAGTCTGAGGCCGTACTGATCGGCCACAAGAGCATCACTCCCGAACGCCTTAAGGCATTGGATCAGCTGATCTTCCGCATCAACGCTGTGCAGAAGGGCAGTAACAACAAATATGTATTGCTTAATGCACCTGTGGATAAAACAGAACGCATCATAGAGATACTGCCGGGCATGCGTAGCCCGACTGTACTACCTCTGGCCATGTCCGGCTGGAATTCCGTTCATTCTGTTATTAAAGAAGATGAGTTTTGGGATGTGATAGAACAACTCAAAGCTGCCGGAGCAGAAGGGATTTTAGTTGTACCCATAGAAAAAATGATACTCTGA
- the hisD gene encoding histidinol dehydrogenase, whose protein sequence is MHIYTNPPRKDWEAILTRPSQNFKKIEKIVKPIIKKVKKKGDRALKQFALEYDHAELDKIEVTKAEISKAEKQVSSELKTAIQTAYHNIEAFHTAQREEPIAVQTMPGVMCMRKSVAIQKVGLYIPGGTAPLFSSVLMLGVPAKIAGCKEIVLCSPPNREGKLHPAILYTAKLVGIEKICKVGGAQAIAAMTYGTKTIPKVHKIFGPGNQYVTVAKQIVSQKGVSIDMPAGPSEVAVYADKTANPAFVAADLLSQAEHGADSQVLLVTTEKSLVEKVQKEISKQISMLPRRDFAEAALENSVVCIMKSTKDSIDLLNEYGAEHLIIATEAPREIMDSIVNAGSVFLGHYTPESAGDYASGTNHTLPTNGYAKSYSGVSLDSFVKKITYQEISEEGLSLLGPTIEVMAEAEKLQAHKKAVSLRLAEILSKKPELQKK, encoded by the coding sequence ATGCATATATATACGAACCCACCCCGAAAGGACTGGGAAGCCATACTGACTCGTCCGTCTCAGAATTTTAAGAAAATTGAGAAGATCGTAAAGCCGATCATCAAAAAGGTGAAAAAGAAAGGCGACCGTGCCCTTAAACAATTTGCCCTGGAATACGACCATGCTGAACTGGACAAAATAGAAGTCACCAAAGCAGAGATCAGCAAGGCCGAAAAACAAGTGAGCAGTGAACTTAAAACAGCAATTCAAACGGCTTACCATAATATTGAAGCTTTTCATACTGCACAGCGGGAGGAACCTATTGCAGTACAAACCATGCCGGGCGTAATGTGTATGCGCAAGAGTGTAGCCATTCAGAAAGTAGGGCTTTATATTCCGGGAGGTACTGCTCCTCTGTTCTCTTCGGTGCTGATGCTGGGTGTTCCTGCTAAAATTGCCGGTTGCAAAGAGATTGTATTGTGCAGCCCACCTAACCGTGAGGGCAAGCTGCATCCCGCTATTCTGTATACTGCCAAGCTGGTAGGCATTGAGAAAATATGTAAAGTAGGGGGAGCACAGGCCATCGCCGCTATGACTTACGGCACCAAAACCATCCCCAAAGTGCATAAGATCTTTGGTCCCGGTAATCAGTACGTGACGGTAGCCAAGCAAATTGTAAGTCAGAAGGGTGTATCTATAGATATGCCTGCCGGTCCGTCAGAGGTAGCAGTATATGCTGATAAGACCGCCAACCCTGCCTTTGTGGCCGCCGACTTGCTTTCGCAGGCTGAGCACGGAGCTGACAGTCAGGTACTGCTGGTGACTACAGAAAAGAGTCTGGTAGAAAAAGTACAGAAGGAAATCAGCAAACAAATAAGCATGCTTCCCCGTCGGGATTTTGCCGAAGCAGCCCTGGAGAATAGTGTGGTCTGTATCATGAAATCTACCAAAGATAGCATTGACCTGCTCAATGAATATGGAGCGGAACACCTGATCATTGCGACCGAAGCTCCCCGGGAGATCATGGACAGCATTGTCAATGCCGGATCGGTTTTTCTGGGTCATTATACGCCAGAGTCTGCCGGAGATTATGCGTCGGGTACCAACCATACGTTGCCTACCAATGGTTATGCAAAATCTTATAGTGGCGTATCTCTGGATAGCTTTGTGAAAAAGATTACCTACCAGGAGATCAGCGAGGAAGGTTTGTCTCTGCTGGGCCCTACCATTGAGGTGATGGCGGAAGCAGAGAAACTACAGGCCCATAAAAAAGCCG
- a CDS encoding transposase produces the protein MKSNLRSIRKHRCYSQEFKRQIVKEFESGKYSVVQLERLYGIHNQSIYDWIYKYSNFNEKGYRIVEKKASSTLKVKALEARIKELEGIVGRKQISIEYLEKMIDLAKDELGIDIKKNYNTQPSTGSGNSKKGGSA, from the coding sequence ATGAAATCAAACTTAAGAAGTATTCGTAAGCACCGATGTTATTCGCAAGAATTTAAACGGCAAATTGTTAAAGAATTTGAGAGTGGTAAATACAGTGTGGTACAATTGGAAAGGCTGTATGGCATTCACAATCAGAGTATCTATGATTGGATCTACAAATATTCTAACTTTAATGAAAAAGGATACAGAATAGTGGAAAAGAAAGCAAGTAGTACTCTGAAGGTCAAAGCCCTTGAAGCCCGTATTAAGGAGCTAGAAGGCATAGTTGGCCGTAAACAAATCAGTATAGAATACTTGGAAAAGATGATTGATCTGGCCAAGGATGAATTGGGTATAGACATTAAAAAAAACTACAATACTCAACCATCCACTGGTTCAGGCAACAGCAAGAAAGGGGGTTCAGCATGA
- a CDS encoding IS3 family transposase yields MNMLYQVIGISKQAVHQYDKRQAIFDEQVRQLILEADELRAEHPGCGVEKMHYTLAPDFIGRDRFVALMMQLGYRLKRKKNYKRTTITSKVYYPNLIKGMPVVAPSIVWQSDITYILIGELYYYAVFIIDVYTKKVVGYQVSEHMRATANLAALKMALKDHKAPKFHHSDRGSQYTYNEYVDTLKALGCKLSMCVSAQDNAYAERINRTIKEEYLDHWKPISFQQLKRCTKKAVNHYNKDRPHDNIYRMSPLTFENYWERLTPEQRPITTIFNNEINV; encoded by the coding sequence ATGAATATGTTGTATCAAGTAATAGGCATCAGTAAGCAAGCTGTTCACCAATATGATAAACGGCAAGCTATCTTTGATGAACAAGTAAGACAGCTAATTTTAGAAGCGGACGAGTTGCGAGCAGAGCACCCAGGCTGCGGGGTAGAAAAGATGCACTATACGTTAGCACCGGACTTTATAGGCCGAGACCGTTTTGTAGCCCTGATGATGCAATTAGGATATCGTCTCAAAAGAAAGAAAAACTACAAGCGTACTACGATAACCTCTAAGGTTTACTACCCCAACCTGATCAAAGGCATGCCGGTGGTTGCCCCGTCAATTGTCTGGCAGTCTGACATCACATATATTCTGATAGGGGAATTATATTACTACGCTGTTTTCATTATTGATGTGTATACCAAAAAGGTAGTAGGTTATCAAGTCTCTGAGCATATGCGTGCAACAGCTAACTTGGCTGCACTCAAGATGGCCTTAAAAGATCACAAAGCTCCTAAATTCCATCACTCGGACCGAGGCAGTCAATATACCTACAACGAGTATGTGGATACCTTAAAAGCCCTTGGATGTAAATTGAGCATGTGTGTATCCGCTCAGGATAATGCCTATGCAGAGCGTATAAATCGGACTATTAAAGAAGAGTACCTGGATCACTGGAAGCCAATAAGTTTTCAGCAATTGAAACGTTGCACAAAAAAAGCGGTAAACCATTATAATAAAGACAGGCCACATGACAACATCTATAGAATGAGTCCGCTAACATTTGAAAACTATTGGGAGAGGTTAACACCTGAGCAAAGACCAATTACTACTATATTTAACAATGAAATTAATGTCTAA
- a CDS encoding aminopeptidase P family protein, translating into MPRYSPIDPTLFIENRKRLANQLHSCSLAVLNSNDVMPTNADGSMRFVQNSDLFYLTGIDQEESVLVMFPDFPNEDYREILFLKETSEEIAIWEGHKYTKDEAREVSGVQTILWLSQFERIFNMLMTEANHVYLNTNEHIRADVKVETRDMRFVKRCQQQYPLHRYERLAPHMYYLRAVKSEEELKVMQEACDITEKGFRRILKFVKPGVMEYEIEAEYLHEFVRNRSRGFAYEPIVASGKNACVLHYIANSEACGDGDLLLMDVGAEYGNYNADMTRTIPVNGRFTERQKKVYNAVLHVQREAMKMLRSGNVIREYQKEVERIMESELIGLGLLDKQDVKKQNPKQPLLKKYFMHGTSHHLGLDVHDVGNVHRNFEPGMVFTIEPGIYIREESIGIRLENNVVIRESGVHDLMTNIPIEAEEIEELMNR; encoded by the coding sequence ATGCCAAGATATTCTCCTATAGACCCTACACTATTTATAGAAAACAGAAAAAGACTGGCAAACCAATTACATTCCTGCTCACTGGCGGTACTCAACAGCAATGATGTGATGCCCACCAATGCTGACGGTAGTATGCGTTTTGTTCAGAATAGCGACCTTTTTTACCTTACAGGGATAGATCAGGAAGAAAGTGTGCTTGTCATGTTTCCTGATTTTCCCAATGAGGACTATCGCGAAATCCTTTTTCTTAAAGAGACCAGCGAAGAGATCGCCATTTGGGAAGGACATAAGTATACCAAAGATGAAGCACGTGAAGTTTCCGGTGTGCAGACAATTCTTTGGTTATCACAGTTTGAGCGCATATTCAATATGTTGATGACTGAGGCTAATCATGTGTATCTCAACACCAATGAACATATACGGGCTGATGTAAAAGTAGAAACCCGTGATATGCGCTTTGTCAAACGGTGCCAGCAGCAGTATCCACTGCACAGGTATGAACGTCTGGCGCCTCATATGTATTACCTGAGAGCCGTCAAGTCTGAAGAAGAACTTAAAGTGATGCAGGAAGCCTGTGATATTACAGAAAAAGGATTTCGCAGGATACTAAAGTTTGTAAAACCCGGTGTGATGGAGTACGAAATTGAAGCAGAGTACCTCCATGAATTCGTCAGGAACCGCTCGCGTGGTTTTGCGTATGAACCCATCGTAGCATCCGGTAAGAACGCCTGTGTTTTACATTATATCGCCAATAGTGAGGCATGTGGTGATGGAGATTTGCTGCTGATGGATGTAGGGGCAGAGTATGGCAACTACAATGCCGATATGACCCGAACCATTCCTGTCAACGGAAGATTTACTGAGCGACAGAAAAAAGTGTACAATGCAGTGCTTCATGTACAGCGGGAGGCGATGAAGATGCTTCGTTCCGGCAATGTGATCCGGGAATATCAGAAAGAAGTAGAGCGTATCATGGAGAGCGAACTGATTGGGCTAGGCTTGTTGGATAAGCAGGATGTGAAAAAGCAAAATCCTAAACAGCCACTGCTGAAGAAGTATTTCATGCACGGTACCTCGCATCATCTGGGCCTGGATGTACATGATGTAGGCAATGTGCACCGTAACTTTGAGCCGGGCATGGTCTTCACCATTGAGCCGGGCATTTATATCCGGGAGGAAAGTATCGGTATACGACTGGAAAATAATGTAGTCATCCGCGAAAGTGGCGTCCATGATCTGATGACCAACATTCCTATAGAAGCAGAAGAGATTGAGGAATTGATGAATAGATGA